The window CAATGTATCGATTTTCTCTACTCTCTGGTACTCGTCACTCCAGTCCCAATACCAGTAACCACCAAGCCTCACGTCACTTTCTGCGGTCCATCGGGATTGTCGCTCCTCGAGATATTCAAAGACCCCCTCTTTCGTGCCATGCTTCTTGATATAGGTTGGGGCTGTTTCCGTTTCTCCTCTGGCAACACCTGCTCTGAGGAACCCATCGTTGGGCCATCTGGCCAGTCTCTGCAACGCTCCGTTGCATATAAGTTCGGGGCGTTTTCCCGCTTTGGTGGGATCGCCCGTATCGTCTATTCCCAGGATTTTGATATCAGCAACATACACTTTTCCACGTGACTCCGGTGGAAGAGCGGCAAGTTTATCCGCATCCGTAACCAATTGCCACGCCGTTACCTCCGTGCTGCCAGTAAAAACAGGTGTTTCTCCCTTCATCGCCCGATAGATAACCGGGGAGTTTTTTTCACCGGAATCTTCCGCGGTAAATCGTATCGGCTTTTCCAACCGGTATACTCCTCCCTTAATGTTGACCACGACCGCTCTTCCCGGTGTTTCCGACAAGGAGGTGCGGACAGCCGCCCTTGCCTTTTCAAGGGATTTGAAGGGTGCCGTTGCCGATCCGGGGTTTGTATCATTTCCGTTTGAGGAAACATAAAATTCGACCCTATTGCGTGGTGAAAAAGAGAATAGCAATGCAGGAATGCATATCGCCATGAATAGCGTGGCTATTGCTTGTGATAAGTGCCGCACTTCTCTGATTCGTTGATTTACCTCTTTTGTTTGCATGAGTGCTTGGGATAATTGATATATTCTGTACCTGCCTGCCGTTGAGAGATGATATTTGTATTGGGTGTAATCTTTAGAGCGGTGCCTCGTTTGAGCTGCTGTTGACGGGTTTAATCAGCCAGATCATATAGAGCCATATCAAGGCCAATATTGCCATTGCCGCCCATTGTGTCCCGAATGTATCCGATACTACACCCAACAGCGTGGCAATTATTCCACCGGAGACACCCACGATCAGCAGTGATGAGATTTCATTGGCTCGCTGCGGAAGATGTTTCAATGCCAAGGAGAATATGATCGCAAACAGATTGGAATAACCAAGTGCAATTATCACCGTTGCGGCCAGAATGGATGATTGAGTGGAACTGAAAAGCAAGATCGACATTCCTGCCAGTGTAATGATTGCGCTTACAGTATAAAATTTTCGTTCAGATACTCTCATCAGGATGATTCCTCCCAGGAAAGCACCAACCGCCCGGACGATAAAGTAATAGTAACTCTTTAACTGATCAGCATGTGAAACGTCGGTGATGGATGGAACCTTTTCCATCAGGTATTTGGGCAAGGTTGTATTTAGTCCCACATCTACCCCTACCAAAACCAGGATGCCGATAAAGAAAGCCAGAATTTTTTTATCTTTTAATAGTGCAAATGTCGATCTGAAGGAGGTAACCTCTATCTTCTTCTCGCTTTCCGGTATTTGTGTAGCCCAGAGCCATATTCCGGCCAGCAGGGTGATGACTCCGAATACGGGAAGAACATATTTCCATCCCAGGGTTGATCCGGCTAACCATGCTGCTATGTTGGGGCCTGACCACGATGAAAGAGCTTTGACAAACTGACCCAATGTCAAGGTTCCAGTTTGCTTCTCTTTGGCGACTACGTTTGTAACTAGCGGATTCAGTGCTACCTGAATGATTGTGTTACCGATCCCGATAAACATGAAAGCGACAATAATTATCCCGTAGTTGTAAGTGATAAACGGGAGAACTAAGCCTGCGAGCGTAAAGATGTAACTGATCAACACTGTGTTCTTCCGGCCGTAGCGGTTCATCAGGAATCCAGTCGGGATCGACAGGACCAGAAACCAGAAAAAACAGGAGAGTGATAACAGGTTAGCCGTTGAATCGTTCAGCCCGAAATCGACCTTCACATAATTGATTGCTGTTCCGATAAGGTCAACAATTCCCATAACCAAAAACCCAAAGATCACGGGTAATACTTTTGAAAATGAATGGTGTTTTGTCTTCATAAAGGGTACAATTCAGTTTAAAAAAATGTTGTGATCCGCCTAGCCAACAAATGGCACAGGAATACTTCAGAGAGTTCTTTCCGTTTGCTCAATCTCAATCATAAAAAACAGAAGATATTGAAGAGGTCATTTCAAATTCCAATTGCCCCCCTTCCATTATTTCATCATATGTAATTGAAAATCGTTTTATTTTTTCACCATTTAGCTTCACCGACTTGATATATTTATTCTCGGAAGAGATACCTTTTGCTTTCATTTCGAAACTCTTTCCATTGGGTAAGTGAAGTTTCATCTCTTTGAATTGGGGAGCTCCGATGATGTATTCCCCCGACACAGGATCAACAGGGTAGAATCCTAACGCCGAGAAGATGTACCATGTTGACATTTGCCCGCAATCATCATTTCCGCTCAATCCATCCCTGGTGGGCAGGTAGAACTGGTCGAACACCCGACGGATGAGCTCCTGACCCTTATAAGGGTTGTCCGTGTAGTTGTAGAGGTAGGCTACATGGTGACTCGGTTCATTTCCATGCGCATACTGACCTATCATTCCGGTTACATCGCCATGAAACCCCCCTCCAAGGGAGATGACATCCAGGAAAAAGAGGGAGTCGAGTTTCTTTTCAAAACTCGCCCTGCCACCCATTAACTCCACCAGGCCTGGAATATCGTGCTGGACATGCCATGTGTATTGCCATGCATTACCCTCTGTATAATCACCTCCACTTGTGCCGGCATGTGAAAGGAGGAAAGGGTCGAATGGCGACCTCCAATTCCCTTTTGAGTCTTTTCCTCTTGCCAACGTTGTGGTCGGGTCAAACAGGTTCTTATAGTTTCCAGCCCGTTGTGCGAAGAAACGTTGATTCTCTACATCTCCGTTCTGTTTGGCAACCAGTGCTGCGCAATAATCATCATAACAGTGTTCCAATGTCCGAGAGACAGATTCAACACCAATCAAGTCGAATGGATAGTATCCGAACCGGTTATATGTTTCCCAGTCTGATTTGGGATGTGATTTGGTCAGCGATGCATAAATCGAGGCAACAGCGGTTTGGATATCTCCCGGAAGTTTTCCTTTCAGATATGCGTCGGCAATGACGGGAACAGCGTGATTGCCAATCATCAACCAGGTCTCGTTCTGTCCATATTCATTGGTGCACAGAATGCCGCGCTGCTTGTATAAATCGATCAATGAGGCTACGAACTCGCTGTTTTTTTCTGGAAACATGAGAATGTAAAATGGATGGGTCGCCCGGTAGGTATCCCACAACGAAAAATTGGTGTAACGATCGGCGTCGCTCTTGATTCGGGTCCCGTCAGGTAAACAATAGGTGCTGTCCACATCAGTTATTAGATTTGGCATGAGCAGAGCGTGATACAATGAGGTGTAGAACGAAATCGCCTGCTGGTCGTCTATGGGGGAGATCTCAATCTTGTTTAAATAACCGTTCCAGATGGCAGCAGCCTCACTCCTGATCTGTTCGAAATCTTTTCCGGCTGTCTCTTTTTCCATATTCTTTCCAGCACCCTCAAAGCCGGTTGTGGATAAGGCGACTTTCACGGTGAGTGACTCATCTCTCCCTGTGTCAAATTTGAGTAGAAGTTTCGTATCCTTTCCATTGATGTTTTGATCTTCCGACACAATGCTGTCCGAAAAGGAGGAGAAGCCCGTAAATGGTTTAGAGAGTGTGGCAAGAAAATAAAGGGTACGGTCTTGTGAAAATCCACTGGAGCGCCTTTTCCCTGCAATGGTGGTGTCGTTTAAAATGGCGAGACTCGATTCAATCGTGTTATTTCCAATGCCATGATTGAGGTCGATTATAATACCGGCCTGATCCGATTGAGGAAAAGTATATTTGTGGATCGCGACTCTCTCTGTTGCAGTCAGTTCGGCGGTTATTCCATAATCATCCAGCAATACTCTGTAATACCCGGGAGCCGCCTCTTCCTTATCATGGGAAAAACGTGAACGGTAACCGGTTGAAGTGTCGGTTTCATCACCTCTGTAAAAAGGAATATTCCCTACAATCGGCATGAACATGATATCCCCCATCTCCGGGATTCCGGTACCGCTTAAGTGGGTGTGGGAGAAGCCGATGATGGAGGAGTCTGCATCGTGGTATCCCGAACAGTGTTCCCATTTGTCGGTACCGGTATCCGGGCCAACCTGGACCATGCCGAAAGGTAATTGGGCCGCAGGGTGGGTATGTCCAACATATGCTGTTCCAATAAACGGATCGACATACTGTGTCAAATCCTCTTGTCGGGGAGAAGAACAAGAGATAAAAAAAATTGTTACTGCAAATATTGGAATTAATGAATGTTTCATCTTGGTTTATTTGTCATTTGAAATTCGAGCAACCCGCCTTTCATGATCTCTTCATACTTGATGCTGTATGATTCAATTGGTTTTCCATTCAAATGTATTGCCTTCACATATTTGTTCTTTTCGGATAATCTGTTGGCTTTTATCGTAAATCGGTTTCCATTAGGTAAAGATAGGATAATTTCAGGTACTTGAGGTGCACCAATTACATATTTTCCAGATATGGGGTCAACCGGGTAGAAGCCCATTGCCGAGAAAATGTACCATGCAGACATCTGTCCACAGTCATCATTACCAACCAGACCGTCACGGTCGGGCAGGTAAAACCGGTCAAATATCTCCCTGATAATTTCTGCCGTGCGATCGGGACGGCCGGCAATGGAATATAAATATGCAATATGGTGACTGGGCTCATTCCCATGTGCATATAGTCCTATCAAACCTGTTACATCGGGGACTGCTTCATGACCGGGCAGATCGTCGATATTTGTTTCAAATAGGGTATTCAGTTTTGTGACGAATTGCTCCTTCGAGCCGAACATATCGATCAAACCCTCTACGTCGTGTTGGACGTGCCATGTCCACTGCCATGCATTCCCCTCTGTAAAATCGCCCCCCTCCGACTCGCTGGTCAAGGAAAAGGGATTGAACGGCGAACGCCAGTTCCCCTGGGAGTCTCGTCCCCTTACCAACATGAGGCTCTTGTCATAAACGTTCTTGTAATAGGTTGAGCGTTTTGAAAAGAATCTGTACTCTTCCTCCCTGTTCAATGCTTTGGCCATCTGGGCAACACAGTAGTCATCGTAACTCGATTCCAATGTCCGGGATACCGATTCAACCGAACTTACATCGAAGGGGAAATAGCCATATCTGTCGTAATTCGACCAGTCAGCCTTATTATGATCGAATGTCTGTGCATGCCTGATAGCTTCGTAGGCAAATCCAGGATCAAAAGAGGTGTCGCCTTTAAGAAAAGCATCAACAATTACAGGTACGGCATGATTTCCTATCATGCACCATGTTTCACGCATTCCATATTCATTGGTAGGCAGAAGTCCGACCTGTCTATGTCGTTCCAGCATTGATTTCACCAGTTTACTGTTTATTTCAGGATAGATGAGTGCCAAAAAGGGATGCAATGCACGATAGGTATCCCAAAGCGAGAAATTTGTATACATCTCACCTGTTTCACTTTTGTGCAATTTTTGATCCCAACCAGTGTAGAAGCCATCTACATCCGTGACCAGATTGGGCATTAGCAAGGCATGGTATAGTGATGTGTAATAAGATCTCTTCTGACCTTCATCCATCGCCTTGATCTCTATTCTACTGAGGTAATTGTTCCAAACCTCTTCAGTCTGTGCATGAACCTGATCAAAATCCCATCCCGGCACTTCGGCATCAAGGTTCTTGATAGCCCCTTTCTCACTGGCCGTTGAAAGAGCGACTTTTACCAGTACGCTTTCCTGATCGCCTGTTGCAAACTGAAACAATAACTTGGTCAGTTTGCCGGAAACGTATTGGCTATTTGATATTTCACCATCCTCATAAGAGCGGACCCGTGTGAATGGTTTGGAAAACCTGGCACAGAAATAGTAATGATGATCATCGATAAATCCGCTTGAGCGACGTTTGCCAACAACTGTTTGAGCATCGACAACCCTGATATAGCTTTCGGTTGTCTTGTCTCCAATACCGTGCTCCAGGTCAATCAATATGCCGGCTTTGGTGCTTGCCGGATAGGTATATCGATGGCATCCGACCCGTGGTGTGGCTGTGACTTCAGCCAGAATATTGTAGTCGTCGAGCTTTACTCGATAATATCCTGGGCTTGCCTTTTCCGACTCGTTTGAAAAGGAGGAGCGATAACCGGTGGAGGTGTCGGTTTCTTCTCCTGCCTGAAAAGGGAGATCACCAATAACTGGCATTATTAGAATATCTCCCATCTCGGCGGCTCCCGTACCGCTGAGGTGGGTATGGGAAAATCCAATAATTGATTTTGAATCTGTATGATATCCCGAACAGAACTTCCAACCATCGGTTCCATTATCAGGACTTACCTGTACCATTCCAAATGGAGTTGTTGCCCCCGGATATGTGTGTCCGGTGAATGCTGTTCCGATAAAAGGGTCAACGTAATCGGAGAGTTTCTGAGCCATCAGTATACTGTTCACCCAAGTGAGAAGCAGAAATAACAACCAAGTCTTGATTTTCATATTTTCTTGCATGATATTTATAAAAGCAATAATTATACAACTGTTTATCCCTATTTCCAGATTGAAATGAGCTTATTTTCTGAATGAGTCTGATATAAACGGTAGAGCAATGGATAATGACGATCTCCAGTACTTCCAGTCGTGATTGCCGTCCCGAACCCTTAATTCACACGGAATGCCGGCTTTTCTCATCTCTTTGTAAAATTCGGTATTCACATCCAGCAGAAAGTCTTCATCCCCGCAGTCGACAAACCATTTGATCTCACGTAATTTATCCAGACTAGTGCTATCGGCATACGAAACCAGGGCGATACAATCATTCGCTAGAACAGATCTTCCAAATTCTATCGATTCATCATCCTTTGTGGACGGCCTACCTTGTTTTGGCAACGACATCAGGGCACTCATTGCGTAGACTGAAGCAAACATATCCGGATATTTCAAGGCATATGCAACTGCACCTCCACCACCCATGGAGAACCCCGCTATGGCTCTTGAGAATTTATCCCGGGAAACTCGATATCTTGTTTCAACATAAGGGATAAATTCCTCAAAAAAGAATGTTTCATAACTCCATCCCGTGGTGTTGAAATAGCCATTCCGGATGCTGCCTGCATCCGGAGTGATGATGATCATTTCGGCAGAGTTTCCGCTTGTCATGTGCTGATCTGCTGTTTTTTGCAGATGTCCATCTTTAGCCCAATCGTTATTCCGGTGACTATGACCATGAAGAAGATATAATACCGGATACTTCCTATTTCCCGACTGACTGTAACTCTCGGGCAGATAAACTGTATATCTACGGGTTGTGTTCAACACACAACTCTTTATACTGTCTTCAATAATCTGGCTGCTTGATTGTGCCGCAGCATTGAAGAGTAGAAACTGGGAAGATAAAAGAGAGGCGACAAGATACCTTTTCATACTTTTTCGCTTACCAGCTAATTTTCACGGTTCTTCCTTCCTGATGTTTAATGCGTAGTACTCCACCATTGGGGAGTTTTTCCCACGACCACCCCTCACTACTCTTTAAAAGGTCGTCCCGTTTAAGAATTTTACCCTCAACGGTGACTTTTTCAGGTATGGCTGTCAGTTTCAACACCTCTGTTGAGGCAGGCATGAATGTTCGATACACAATTTCACCCTTAT of the Petrimonas mucosa genome contains:
- a CDS encoding GH92 family glycosyl hydrolase, coding for MKIKTWLLFLLLTWVNSILMAQKLSDYVDPFIGTAFTGHTYPGATTPFGMVQVSPDNGTDGWKFCSGYHTDSKSIIGFSHTHLSGTGAAEMGDILIMPVIGDLPFQAGEETDTSTGYRSSFSNESEKASPGYYRVKLDDYNILAEVTATPRVGCHRYTYPASTKAGILIDLEHGIGDKTTESYIRVVDAQTVVGKRRSSGFIDDHHYYFCARFSKPFTRVRSYEDGEISNSQYVSGKLTKLLFQFATGDQESVLVKVALSTASEKGAIKNLDAEVPGWDFDQVHAQTEEVWNNYLSRIEIKAMDEGQKRSYYTSLYHALLMPNLVTDVDGFYTGWDQKLHKSETGEMYTNFSLWDTYRALHPFLALIYPEINSKLVKSMLERHRQVGLLPTNEYGMRETWCMIGNHAVPVIVDAFLKGDTSFDPGFAYEAIRHAQTFDHNKADWSNYDRYGYFPFDVSSVESVSRTLESSYDDYCVAQMAKALNREEEYRFFSKRSTYYKNVYDKSLMLVRGRDSQGNWRSPFNPFSLTSESEGGDFTEGNAWQWTWHVQHDVEGLIDMFGSKEQFVTKLNTLFETNIDDLPGHEAVPDVTGLIGLYAHGNEPSHHIAYLYSIAGRPDRTAEIIREIFDRFYLPDRDGLVGNDDCGQMSAWYIFSAMGFYPVDPISGKYVIGAPQVPEIILSLPNGNRFTIKANRLSEKNKYVKAIHLNGKPIESYSIKYEEIMKGGLLEFQMTNKPR
- a CDS encoding GH92 family glycosyl hydrolase, whose protein sequence is MKHSLIPIFAVTIFFISCSSPRQEDLTQYVDPFIGTAYVGHTHPAAQLPFGMVQVGPDTGTDKWEHCSGYHDADSSIIGFSHTHLSGTGIPEMGDIMFMPIVGNIPFYRGDETDTSTGYRSRFSHDKEEAAPGYYRVLLDDYGITAELTATERVAIHKYTFPQSDQAGIIIDLNHGIGNNTIESSLAILNDTTIAGKRRSSGFSQDRTLYFLATLSKPFTGFSSFSDSIVSEDQNINGKDTKLLLKFDTGRDESLTVKVALSTTGFEGAGKNMEKETAGKDFEQIRSEAAAIWNGYLNKIEISPIDDQQAISFYTSLYHALLMPNLITDVDSTYCLPDGTRIKSDADRYTNFSLWDTYRATHPFYILMFPEKNSEFVASLIDLYKQRGILCTNEYGQNETWLMIGNHAVPVIADAYLKGKLPGDIQTAVASIYASLTKSHPKSDWETYNRFGYYPFDLIGVESVSRTLEHCYDDYCAALVAKQNGDVENQRFFAQRAGNYKNLFDPTTTLARGKDSKGNWRSPFDPFLLSHAGTSGGDYTEGNAWQYTWHVQHDIPGLVELMGGRASFEKKLDSLFFLDVISLGGGFHGDVTGMIGQYAHGNEPSHHVAYLYNYTDNPYKGQELIRRVFDQFYLPTRDGLSGNDDCGQMSTWYIFSALGFYPVDPVSGEYIIGAPQFKEMKLHLPNGKSFEMKAKGISSENKYIKSVKLNGEKIKRFSITYDEIMEGGQLEFEMTSSISSVFYD
- a CDS encoding alpha/beta hydrolase; the protein is MKRYLVASLLSSQFLLFNAAAQSSSQIIEDSIKSCVLNTTRRYTVYLPESYSQSGNRKYPVLYLLHGHSHRNNDWAKDGHLQKTADQHMTSGNSAEMIIITPDAGSIRNGYFNTTGWSYETFFFEEFIPYVETRYRVSRDKFSRAIAGFSMGGGGAVAYALKYPDMFASVYAMSALMSLPKQGRPSTKDDESIEFGRSVLANDCIALVSYADSTSLDKLREIKWFVDCGDEDFLLDVNTEFYKEMRKAGIPCELRVRDGNHDWKYWRSSLSIALPFISDSFRK
- a CDS encoding MFS transporter, which codes for MKTKHHSFSKVLPVIFGFLVMGIVDLIGTAINYVKVDFGLNDSTANLLSLSCFFWFLVLSIPTGFLMNRYGRKNTVLISYIFTLAGLVLPFITYNYGIIIVAFMFIGIGNTIIQVALNPLVTNVVAKEKQTGTLTLGQFVKALSSWSGPNIAAWLAGSTLGWKYVLPVFGVITLLAGIWLWATQIPESEKKIEVTSFRSTFALLKDKKILAFFIGILVLVGVDVGLNTTLPKYLMEKVPSITDVSHADQLKSYYYFIVRAVGAFLGGIILMRVSERKFYTVSAIITLAGMSILLFSSTQSSILAATVIIALGYSNLFAIIFSLALKHLPQRANEISSLLIVGVSGGIIATLLGVVSDTFGTQWAAMAILALIWLYMIWLIKPVNSSSNEAPL